A window of the Microplitis mediator isolate UGA2020A chromosome 5, iyMicMedi2.1, whole genome shotgun sequence genome harbors these coding sequences:
- the LOC130669153 gene encoding nuclear pore complex protein Nup214 has protein sequence MNSVPIPKDTQDFQFKQSAVRQVYESIKQIPSACNLIVADAKRGLLYTATDDKLTVQKSDSSSNDWRLDYKLPYPVSRLSMSCDYSYLAVTFNRSTAHIYSASSLSKNSLELLHEIQLSHSNQNVFAYDLKWNPAIPGMFCTVASDHSIGSFHVKIEQKTTVGVVALERIQNIEATCVAWSPKGKQLVVGCKNGNIIQLKPELKVMRAISGPSPSIGEIITILWISNYQFCAAYYDGNERRVNVLIVDAPKGADAKPTFTCYEDITFGMPDNDAEYFPRYYFDYVPEWNLIIAASSSSSEVAILGSLDNGTTWEQWQLIDSGRAQLPFVRTSESYPVGMTIDRSSTVILPWGPESTLPHPVPVLHLFGTSGQIVSFHMVNLLPNCPALCTPPSEPVQTDQINTTITSEMTFVPHSVATSTPRPKQTESLIERPKVAIPPPNFFSEPAKSVAAPIAAPVNPQMSAPPMELKIPKPKPVDKPAAPQQIESKLLSKQVPAPAPAPASAAPAPVPVPASTSAPTPSAVEKISYDDSLCWRAFREEQIHFEKELQTILEPQVFDIGTEEEREKLILQSEQVNNFIQELNETTNSLSNEISYLNSLVLQSFAWLEETKSKQSGGNLTRDHHDKSKINELQRRFSHLQTQLIQAMKVLDSRWADNEQQEMAKFKIPGLEYIYQCLTRYNQLIQVNKKRIDEQTKKWKSLSRGNKISSLNKSLSKLNISSNSYGGNTEDDMIEMRCKAVADNTKNFTLQKQNKLREVLMRTEPRVIKNINPSNVHGRLEATLSALALQSTTPITTKKKDKATPAVVSSPAVTTASGTSALTKIIFTSTGASTETKSLKPATKPQSPLASLNSIVANLGSSSLDTSVNQTKTSQPLNFPASTFSSVFGSNLATPKVNDKINLAGGQTFVVKKVTTQPNTTPTQSAPVAATTGFSKPIPISFGTPEAKADNSAPKENTSKPVITFKAKETPTTPGQPLSLFTSNILETSVAGLGASKVSQPVTAGQSQPTNLGTSMTLSLKSSLPSPATTSQQTLFSFATQPLTTSTSKPVTTTALSESIQTFSFASKPMDAPTLPSMTEQFSAPSTQSLDLSKLSSGLSLSNLVVEKPASSVPSSTFSFGQLSIPSTPLNFGKASAATPTSAAQQSAGININLPAGTTIEKKPLSTTSTPSTQAPSLFSTSPLLSSSMFGGATAGQTSTSIFGGNAAAVTTSQSVLQDNNKVTSTTAEKTSTAQLSQLSFGESQSTSTNFSNAVSKLFGKPLTQTTTSTTSPSFSQSAAATGAASPFAQSSAATGPAPPSFAQSVAATGAASPFAQSAAVTGTTSPSFAQSAAATGTTSPSFAQSAAATGTTSPSFAQSAAATGAASPFSQSAAATGAAPPSFAQSVAATGAAPPSFAQPAAATGATPSLFGQSGATTGVTSPIFGQSALSTPANPVKIPPTTTAPSFFGAPQNQSISSPFSGSGTSSLSSMFGAATVNSEPAAPGSGSSMFGGGTSNTSTPLFGAASPTGTSIFGGGAAKPAAPAFGGAPTFGSPTAPAFGGTATFGSKPVFGAQSSVFGTSSPFGAAPAFGASPFGSSMPANPQDGNMSMGNTTFETLATQNGGLSFNSLAQKSPTQDKPAFSGGSSFTSWR, from the exons ATGAATTCTGTTCCGATACCTAAAGACActcag GACTTTCAATTCAAACAGTCAGCAGTACGTCAAGTATATGAAAGTATAAAACAGATACCAAGTGCGTGCAATTTAATTGTCGCTGACGCTAAGCGCGGATTGCTGTACACCGCAACTGATGATAAATTAACAGTACAAAAATCCGACTCAAGCAGCAATGATTGGAGACTCGATTATAAGCTTCCATACCCGGTGTCACGTCTGTCAATGAGCTGCGATTATTCTTATTTGGCAGTGACGTTTAACAGATCGACGGCACACATCTATAGTGCCAGTTCACTGTCTAAAAATTCTCTCGAACTCCTTCATGAGATCCAGTTGTCTCATTCAAATCAGAACGTATTTGCCTATGACTTAAAATGGAACCCGGCGATACCGGGAATGTTTTGCACAGTGGCCAGTGACCACTCAATCGGTAGTTTCCATGTGAAAATAGAGCAGAAGACAACAGTTGGTGTTGTAGCACtagaaagaattcaaaatatcGAAGCTACGTGTGTTGCTTGGAGTCCAAAGGGTAAGCAATTAGTCGTAGGATGTAAAAATGGTAACATAATTCAGTTGAAACCAGAGTTGAAAGTTATGAGAGCTATTTCTGGACCTTCTCCAAGCATAGGAGAAATTATAACAATTCTTTGGATAAGTAATTATCAGTTTTGCGCTGCTTATTATGATGGAAACGAACGTCGGGTTAATGTACTGATTGTTGATGCACCAAAAGGTGCTGACGCCAAACCCACGTTTACTTGTTATGAAGACATAACATTCGGAATGCCAGATAACGATGCTGAATACTTTCCGAGATATTATTTTGACTATGTACCTGAATGGAATCTGATAATAGCAGCTAGCAGTAGTAGTAGTGAAGTAGCAATTCTAGGATCACTTGATAATGGCACCACCTGGGAGCAGTGGCAATTAATTGACAGCGGAAGAGCGCAACTTCCATTTGTCCGTACATCTGAATCGTATCCAGTTGGTATGACAATTGACAGATCGTCAACAGTCATTTTACCATGGGGTCCAGAGAGTACTTTACCACATCCAGTTCCAGTCTTACATTTATTCGGTACCTCGGGACAAATAGTCAGCTTTCATATGGTAAATTTATTGCCAAACTGTCCAGCTCTGTGTACACCGCCCTCGGAACCGGTACAAACTGACCAAATTAATACCACAATAACATCAGAGATGACTTTTGTTCCCCACTCAGTAGCAACGAGCACTCCAAGACCAAAGCAAACTGAGTCGCTTATAGAGAGACCTAAAGTAGCGATACCTCCTccgaatttttttagtgaaccTGCAAAGTCTGTCGCAGCTCCAATAGCGGCACCGGTTAATCCACAGATGTCTGCACCAccaatggaattaaaaattccaaagccAAAACCAGTTGATAAACCTGCAGCACCACAGCAAATCGAAAGTAAACTTTTATCTAAACAAGTACCAGCACCAGCTCCAGCTCCAGCTTCAGCTGCTCCTGCTCCAGTTCCTGTTCCAGCTTCAACTTCAGCTCCTACTCCATCagcagttgaaaaaataagttaCGATGACAGTTTATGCTGGCGCGCATTTCGTGAAGAGCAGattcattttgaaaaagaattaCAAACAATTTTAGAACCACAGGTATTTGACATTGGCACTGAAGAAGAacgagaaaaattaattttacaatctgaacaagttaataattttatacaagaaTTAAATGAAACGACAAACAGTTTGAGTAATGAAATTTCTTATTTGAATTCGCTGGTACTCCAATCGTTTGCTTGGCTAGAGGAAACTAAATCGAAACAATCGGGTGGTAATTTAACCCGAGATCATCatgataaaagtaaaataaatgaattgcaACGACGTTTTTCACATCTACAGACTCAACTAATCCAAGCGATGAAAGTTTTAGACTCACGTTGGGCTGATAACGAGCAGCAAGAAATggcgaaatttaaaattcccgGTCTGGAATATATCTATCAATGTTTGACGAGATACAATCAACTTATTCAGGTAAACAAGAAACGTATCGATGAACAGACAAAGAAATGGAAGTCTCTGTCAcgtggaaataaaatttcaagtttgaATAAATCTCTTTCCAAACTTAACATCAGCTCTAATTCTTACGGGGGTAATACTGAAGATGATATGATTGAAATGCGTTGCAAAGCCGTCGCTGATAATACAAAGAATTTTACTTTGCAAAAGCAGAATAAATTACGTGAGGTTTTGATGCGAACTGAGCCGCGTGTCATCAAGAATATTAATCCGTCAAATGTTCATGGCAGATTAGAAGCGACACTTTCAGCTCTGGCACTACAAAGTACTACTCCAATTACAACTAAGAAAAAAGATAAAGCCACTCCTGCAGTTGTCTCTTCTCCAGCTGTTACTACTGCATCTGGTACTTCTGCcctaacaaaaataatatttacatcaACAGGAGCTTCCACTGAGACAAAGTCATTAAAACCCGCAACTAAACCTCAGAGTCCTCTTGCATCACTTAATAGTATCGTAGCCAACCTTGGATCCTCTTCATTGGACACTTCTGTAAACCAAACTAAAACATCTCAGCCATTAAACTTCCCAGCGAGCACATTTTCATCAGTATTTGGAAGCAATCTTGCGACACCCAAagtaaatgacaaaataaatttagctGGTGGACAGACGTTTGTTGTTAAAAAAGTAACCACCCAACCAAACACAACACCTACGCAGTCAGCACCAGTAGCAGCAACGACAGGCTTTTCGAAACCAATACCAATTTCTTTTGGTACACCAGAAGCAAAAGCAGATAATTCAGCTCCGAAAGAAAATACAAGCAAACCAGTGATTACTTTCAAAGCCAAGGAAACTCCAACAACTCCTGGCCAACCGCTGTCTTTATTCACGTCGAATATTCTGGAAACTTCGGTGGCTGGGTTGGGAGCATCAAAAGTCAGTCAGCCTGTGACGGCAGGACAAAGTCAGCCGACAAATCTTGGAACCAGTATGACATTGTCATTGAAAAGTTCTCTTCCAAGTCCTGCGACTACCAGCCAACAAACGCTCTTCAGTTTTGCCACTCAGCCATTGACTACGTCGACTTCAAAACCTGTCACTACGACAGCACTTTCTGAATCCATCCAGACTTTCTCGTTTGCTTCGAAACCAATGGATGCACCGACTTTGCCATCAATGACTGAGCAATTTTCTGCACCGTCTACTCAATCACTGGATCTGTCAAAATTATCTAGCGGCCTTTCATTGTCGAATTTGGTGGTCGAGAAACCCGCGAGTTCAGTGCCCAGTTCGACTTTCTCATTTGGCCAACTATCGATACCTTCTACGCCGCTTAATTTTGGAAAAGCTTCTGCTGCAACACCAACTTCAGCTGCTCAACAGTCGGCTGGTATCAACATCAATTTACCAGCTGGAACCACTATTGAGAAAAAACCGCTTAGTACTACTAGTACACCGTCTACTCAAGCCCCTTCACTATTTAGTACCTCGCCGTTATTATCATCCAGTATGTTTGGTGGAGCGACAGCTGGGCAAACTTCAACCTCAATTTTTGGCGGCAATGCGGCTGCTGTAACAACATCCCAATCAGTATTAcaagataataataaagttactTCGACAACAGCTGAAAAAACGTCCACAGCACAATTGTCACAATTATCATTTGGAGAAAGTCAATCAACATCaactaatttttctaatgCTGTATCTAAATTATTTGGTAAACCATTAACACAAACTACAACTTCAACGACATCACCATCATTTTCCCAATCAGCAGCAGCAACTGGAGCAGCATCGCCATTTGCTCAGTCATCAGCAGCAACTGGACCAGCACCACCATCATTTGCCCAGTCAGTGGCAGCAACTGGAGCAGCATCGCCATTTGCTCAGTCAGCAGCAGTAACTGGAACAACATCACCATCATTTGCCCAATCAGCGGCAGCAACTGGAACAACATCACCATCATTTGCCCAATCAGCGGCAGCAACTGGAACAACATCACCATCATTTGCCCAATCAGCAGCAGCAACTGGAGCAGCTTCACCATTTTCTCAGTCAGCAGCAGCAACTGGAGCAGCACCACCATCATTTGCCCAGTCAGTAGCAGCAACTGGAGCAGCCCCGCCATCGTTTGCTCAACCAGCGGCAGCAACTGGAGCAACACCATCATTATTTGGCCAGTCTGGAGCTACAACTGGTGTTACGTCACCGATATTTGGTCAATCTGCACTATCAACTCCAGCAAATCCTGTAAAAATACCGCCAACAACAACAGCACCCAGTTTCTTCGGAGCCCCTCAAAACCAATCAATCAGTTCACCATTCAGTGGCTCTGGTACTTCATCTTTGTCTTCAATGTTTGGGGCCGCGACTGTCAACTCTGAACCAGCGGCACCAGGATCAGGTAGTTCCATGTTTGGGGGAGGAACGTCCAATACATCAACGCCACTCTTTGGAGCAGCTTCGCCCACAGGTACCTCGATATTCGGCGGGGGAGCTGCGAAACCCGCGGCCCCAGCGTTTGGAGGCGCACCAACATTCGGATCACCAACAGCTCCTGCTTTTGGCGGGACCGCGACTTTCGGCTCAAAGCCTGTTTTTGGTGCTCAGTCATCAGTGTTCGGTACGTCGAGTCCTTTCGGGGCTGCGCCGGCGTTCGGTGCTAGTCCTTTTGGTTCATCGATGCCTGCTAATCCCCAAGACGGTAACATGTCAA